Genomic window (Bradyrhizobium sp. 186):
GGCTCCTGGCTGTTTCTCGGCGCGATCTACACCACGCTCGAGCTGCCGCGCGACGACGCCGAGATCGATCATTGCGGCTCCTGCCAGGCGTGTCTCGACATCTGCCCGACCGCCGCGTTCCCCGCGCCCTACAAGCTCGATGCGCGGCGCTGCATCTCGTACCTCACCATCGAGAACAAGGGACCGATCCCGCAGGAGTTTCGCAAAGCCATCGGCAACCGCATCTATGGCTGCGACGATTGCCTCGCCGCCTGTCCCTGGAACAAGTTCGCGCAGGAAGGCCGTGAAGCAAAGCTCGCCGCACGTGACGAGTTGCGCGCGCCAACGCTCGTTGAACTGGCGCGTCTCGACGATGCAGCCTTTCGCGCACTGTTCACGAAGTCCCCGCTCAAGCGCATTGGCCGCGACCGCTTTCTGCGCAACGTGCTGATCGCGATCGGCAACTCCGGCGATGCGGCGCTGGCGGAAGAGGCGCGGCGGTTGCTCGATGATTCAAGTCCGCTGGTGCGGGGTGCTGCGGTGTGGGCGCTGGCGCAGTTGCTGTCAGATGAAGCGTTCACAGCAATCAAGACGAATGCGATTGCCGACGAGCGCGACGAAAGCGTGCGCGAAGAGTGGGAGCTCGCCTCCTAACCCTTCGACCCAACCCTCATGGTTCGAGACGGCGCTTCGCGCCTCCTCACCATGAGCCCCCAGCTCCGAAACCGGCGCTGCACACGGACCATGAACACGGTATCGTGGCTGCGGGGTTCCGCCTGGAGCAGTGTGGCCGCATGATCCTCTGGTGCACTTGGTTGCCCGGCCAT
Coding sequences:
- the queG gene encoding tRNA epoxyqueuosine(34) reductase QueG, coding for MTTSNVDASLNKSGTDMDRLRAALEAQARALGFDCIGITASGTIENAGKHFLEFIASGGHGDMNWLAAQPERRIDPRGLWQDVRSVIMLGVNYGPGQDPLAILQQRTRAAISVYAQGDDYHDLIKKRLKALARWLVATVPSEVKVFVDTAAVMEKPLAQTAGLGWQGKHTNLVSREFGSWLFLGAIYTTLELPRDDAEIDHCGSCQACLDICPTAAFPAPYKLDARRCISYLTIENKGPIPQEFRKAIGNRIYGCDDCLAACPWNKFAQEGREAKLAARDELRAPTLVELARLDDAAFRALFTKSPLKRIGRDRFLRNVLIAIGNSGDAALAEEARRLLDDSSPLVRGAAVWALAQLLSDEAFTAIKTNAIADERDESVREEWELAS